The following are encoded together in the Desulfococcus multivorans genome:
- a CDS encoding THUMP domain-containing class I SAM-dependent RNA methyltransferase — protein MTAETSLQKRIKRHVIGRTREFFIAVSPGLERVCLEELTGPPLSIEGAAVLPGGIAFEGRLPDCWRANLHLRTANRILMRIGTFKAATFPRLQQHLSAIPWELYLTSDAPPLVHVTAAKSRLHHTGAVAERVLASVGERLRKWPPTDRVDRDAGGPQRIFVRAEKDRFTLSIDSSGELLYKRGLKTQGGTAPIRETVAAAALMLAGYTGREPLVDPMCGSGTFAIEGAMIAAGIPPGAFRSFAFMGWPSFAPRKWEYLKKGAESQTTDSGAPRIFASDIDPDVCRSLRSSLDKTRLSSMIDVACRDFFAVVPREITPDKGIVTLNPPYGRRLGTRRRSRALFRSVLTHLESAYSGWKIALVAPETEWIRDIPFPLSHHVFHHGGIRPTLLIGAIP, from the coding sequence ATGACCGCTGAAACCTCTCTGCAGAAACGCATCAAACGGCACGTCATCGGTCGAACCCGGGAGTTTTTCATCGCCGTTTCCCCGGGCCTTGAAAGGGTCTGCCTGGAGGAGCTGACGGGGCCGCCGCTTTCCATCGAAGGCGCCGCCGTCCTTCCCGGCGGAATCGCATTCGAGGGGCGACTCCCGGACTGCTGGCGCGCCAACCTCCACCTCCGAACCGCCAACCGGATTCTCATGAGAATCGGGACGTTCAAGGCCGCGACCTTTCCCCGGCTTCAACAGCACCTGTCGGCAATCCCCTGGGAGCTCTATCTGACGTCGGACGCCCCGCCGCTCGTGCATGTCACCGCCGCCAAAAGCCGTCTTCATCATACGGGCGCCGTTGCCGAAAGGGTTCTGGCAAGCGTCGGAGAGCGCCTCCGGAAATGGCCGCCGACAGACCGCGTCGATCGGGACGCCGGCGGACCACAGCGCATTTTCGTACGCGCTGAAAAGGACCGGTTTACCCTGTCCATCGACAGCAGCGGGGAGCTGCTTTACAAACGGGGCCTCAAAACCCAGGGCGGAACGGCTCCCATCCGCGAAACCGTCGCCGCCGCGGCGCTGATGCTTGCCGGATACACCGGCAGAGAACCGCTTGTGGATCCCATGTGCGGGTCGGGCACCTTTGCCATAGAAGGGGCCATGATCGCGGCCGGCATCCCGCCGGGAGCCTTTCGGAGCTTTGCCTTCATGGGATGGCCCTCCTTCGCTCCCCGGAAGTGGGAATATCTCAAAAAGGGCGCCGAATCGCAAACGACCGACTCGGGCGCTCCCCGAATCTTTGCTTCGGATATAGACCCCGACGTCTGCCGGTCGCTTCGGAGCAGCCTCGACAAAACCAGGCTCTCCTCGATGATTGACGTCGCCTGCCGAGATTTTTTTGCAGTCGTTCCCCGGGAGATCACCCCTGACAAAGGGATCGTCACCCTTAACCCGCCCTATGGACGGCGACTGGGCACCCGCCGCCGAAGCCGGGCACTGTTTCGATCGGTGCTGACGCACCTCGAGAGCGCCTATTCGGGATGGAAAATCGCCTTGGTGGCGCCGGAGACGGAATGGATTCGGGATATCCCGTTCCCCTTGTCCCATCATGTCTTTCATCATGGCGGCATCCGGCCGACCTTGTTGATCGGCGCCATCCCATGA
- a CDS encoding OS_HP2 family (seleno)protein, which produces MKLRSVGISIGILLALAVACSGAAEGTPDAPLAAAPEPIFTFEPVLEGEEVVHDFVVENRGTAELQIHRVETGUGCTAASYSRQIPAGGVGKITIKVNTKGYGNKKLSKTISVLTNDPTQESLVLQIEGHVDRFVDIKPTRVRMTGQVGQEIFKEVSIVPVEKYPFRILDASPQKEGNIRVAVTEDKDKKAYRLTIFNLRQEKTRYYDAVIIKTDSSIRPELTISVYCNIAEKREKRDGQG; this is translated from the coding sequence ATGAAATTGAGATCCGTTGGCATATCCATCGGCATCCTGCTCGCGCTTGCCGTCGCCTGTTCCGGCGCTGCTGAAGGCACACCCGATGCACCGCTTGCCGCCGCTCCGGAGCCGATATTCACGTTCGAACCCGTTCTTGAGGGTGAAGAGGTGGTCCACGATTTCGTGGTCGAGAACCGGGGGACCGCCGAACTTCAGATTCACAGGGTTGAAACCGGCTGAGGGTGCACCGCCGCCTCGTATTCGAGGCAGATCCCCGCCGGGGGCGTGGGAAAAATCACCATCAAGGTCAACACCAAGGGATACGGCAATAAAAAACTCAGCAAGACCATCTCGGTCCTGACCAATGATCCGACGCAGGAAAGCCTGGTGCTTCAGATCGAAGGACATGTGGACCGGTTTGTCGACATCAAGCCCACCCGTGTCAGAATGACCGGCCAGGTGGGTCAGGAGATTTTCAAGGAAGTCAGCATCGTTCCCGTGGAAAAATATCCTTTCAGAATCCTGGACGCCAGCCCCCAAAAAGAGGGGAACATCCGGGTGGCGGTAACGGAGGACAAAGACAAAAAGGCTTATCGCCTCACCATTTTCAATCTGAGGCAGGAGAAAACCCGGTACTATGACGCCGTCATCATCAAGACGGACAGCAGTATCCGACCGGAGTTGACCATCAGCGTCTACTGCAACATCGCTGAAAAGCGGGAAAAAAGAGACGGTCAGGGATGA
- a CDS encoding thioredoxin domain-containing protein, which translates to MRKTILILMLLAMLPPNPVLCENTTEIRLNVVQTLQMALRPVDIAVALNGRRVFALTEAGSLLIYSPDGRLEGSVQLGEGTDIIKATPRDDVLLAGNSREKTLRIITLDMIQEIDTSGLPVKGPMDAPFEIVVFSDFECPSCAELATALDQLTVEYPEQVKVVFMNYPLRSHRHSRAAAAAALAAGRQGRFWEFHDALFDNHDRLSPQKIDEIAQDLKLDTARLKREMSHLEVTAALNRDLTEAARLYVGGTPTVFVNGRILRNHSTESFLSVINRTAPGNEKQ; encoded by the coding sequence ATGCGAAAAACAATCCTGATCCTGATGCTGTTGGCAATGCTCCCGCCAAACCCCGTGCTCTGTGAGAACACCACCGAGATCAGATTGAATGTTGTTCAGACTCTCCAGATGGCGCTCCGACCGGTGGATATCGCCGTCGCTCTCAATGGCCGGCGGGTGTTCGCGCTCACCGAGGCCGGGAGCCTGTTGATCTATTCCCCGGACGGCCGTCTCGAGGGCAGCGTCCAGCTGGGGGAAGGCACCGATATCATCAAGGCCACGCCCCGGGACGACGTGCTGCTGGCGGGCAATTCCCGAGAGAAGACCCTCAGGATCATCACCCTCGACATGATCCAGGAGATCGACACCAGCGGCCTGCCGGTAAAAGGCCCGATGGACGCCCCCTTTGAAATCGTCGTCTTCAGCGACTTCGAGTGCCCCTCCTGCGCGGAATTGGCGACGGCCCTCGATCAATTGACCGTCGAGTATCCTGAACAGGTCAAGGTCGTCTTCATGAACTACCCCCTCCGCAGCCATCGCCATTCCAGGGCGGCGGCCGCCGCCGCATTGGCCGCCGGCAGGCAGGGCCGGTTCTGGGAGTTCCACGATGCGCTTTTCGACAATCACGACCGACTCAGCCCCCAGAAGATCGACGAGATCGCGCAAGACCTGAAACTGGATACGGCCCGTCTGAAGCGGGAGATGAGCCATCTCGAGGTGACGGCGGCCCTGAACCGGGACTTGACGGAGGCCGCCCGCCTGTACGTCGGCGGAACGCCGACGGTTTTTGTGAACGGCCGGATCCTGAGAAACCACTCCACGGAGAGCTTCCTGTCCGTTATCAATCGGACGGCACCCGGCAACGAAAAGCAATAG